The Corynebacterium suranareeae genome window below encodes:
- a CDS encoding M3 family metallopeptidase: MTVEHLLKPSTLPYQLPDFAAIDVADFLPAFEIALAEHDAEIAAIAANPDAPTWENTVEALESAGLALNRVAAVFFNLQGTDSSPEMDEIAATIAPKLSAHSDAIFHNAELFARIEAVSAPADEESQRLLAHTKRAFRRRGAALDATGKARLSTINQRLSALSEQFGRNLLQDTRDLAVNFEESELAGFSDARISAAADYAATIGKDGYVVPLELPSVQSEQSVLTEASSRAKLYEASLQRGANLNKDVLLETVRLRAERAALLGYNTHADYVIEEETADDVDAVRALLYDLAPAASANAKAEYKLSAEEAETHGEKVGAADWSFWEAKVRARDYALDETELRNYFPLNQVLRDGVFFAANRLYGITVEPRPDLRGYADGVDVWEVSDSDGSGIGLILTDYYGRPSKRGGAWMSSFVDQSELLGTKPVVVNVMGITKPTTGEALLSLDEVTTIFHEFGHGLHGLLSKVRYPSFSGTSVPRDYVEFPSQINENWAFDPAVVRNYARHVDTGEIIPDSLLEAVEASRQFGQGFATSEYLAASIIDLAWHSLTESEAAAVDDIDQFEADALAAAGLDVDNIAPRYRSTYFNHIFAGGYSAGYYSYLWAEALDADGFDWFREEGAAGDVASLEAARATGKKFRDLVLSRGAASDYSQAFEKLRGRSKDLGPLLRRRGLAGAI; this comes from the coding sequence ATGACTGTTGAACACCTGCTTAAACCCAGCACTTTGCCTTACCAGCTGCCTGATTTCGCGGCGATTGATGTGGCAGATTTCCTGCCGGCATTCGAGATCGCTTTAGCCGAACACGATGCAGAAATCGCGGCGATTGCTGCGAACCCTGACGCCCCTACCTGGGAGAACACCGTTGAAGCGCTGGAGTCCGCAGGGCTTGCGCTCAATCGTGTCGCGGCGGTGTTTTTCAATTTGCAGGGCACTGATTCTTCCCCGGAAATGGATGAAATCGCAGCTACGATCGCTCCGAAGTTGTCCGCGCATTCCGATGCCATCTTCCACAACGCCGAGCTTTTCGCTCGAATTGAGGCCGTCAGCGCTCCGGCAGACGAGGAATCGCAACGCCTGCTTGCCCACACCAAGCGCGCTTTTCGACGCCGCGGTGCAGCCCTTGACGCCACCGGCAAAGCCCGGCTGAGCACCATCAACCAGCGCCTATCGGCGCTGTCAGAACAGTTTGGACGCAACTTACTTCAAGATACCCGTGACCTTGCGGTGAACTTTGAAGAATCAGAACTTGCAGGTTTTAGCGATGCTCGTATTTCCGCAGCCGCTGATTATGCAGCAACAATTGGAAAAGATGGCTACGTGGTTCCATTGGAGCTGCCTTCCGTGCAATCAGAGCAGTCTGTCTTAACTGAAGCCTCCTCGCGCGCGAAACTTTATGAGGCATCTCTTCAGCGCGGCGCCAACCTCAACAAAGACGTGCTTTTAGAAACCGTACGCCTTCGTGCAGAGCGCGCTGCACTTTTGGGATATAACACCCACGCAGACTACGTGATCGAAGAAGAAACCGCCGACGACGTCGACGCCGTCCGCGCCCTTCTTTATGATCTCGCCCCGGCAGCTTCTGCTAACGCAAAAGCAGAATACAAACTCTCTGCAGAAGAAGCAGAAACACACGGTGAAAAAGTTGGGGCCGCTGACTGGAGCTTCTGGGAAGCAAAAGTCCGCGCCCGCGACTACGCCTTGGACGAAACCGAGCTGCGTAACTATTTCCCACTCAACCAAGTGCTCCGCGATGGCGTATTTTTTGCAGCCAACCGACTTTACGGAATCACCGTGGAGCCTCGCCCGGATCTGCGCGGCTACGCAGACGGTGTGGACGTGTGGGAAGTTTCAGATTCCGACGGCTCCGGCATCGGCCTGATCCTCACTGACTACTATGGCCGCCCATCCAAGCGTGGTGGCGCCTGGATGTCCAGCTTTGTCGATCAGTCCGAACTCCTTGGCACCAAACCAGTGGTAGTCAACGTCATGGGTATAACCAAACCCACCACCGGCGAAGCACTGCTGAGCCTTGATGAAGTAACCACCATCTTCCACGAATTCGGCCACGGCCTCCACGGCTTGCTATCCAAGGTGCGTTACCCAAGCTTCTCCGGCACCTCTGTACCTCGTGACTACGTTGAATTCCCCTCACAAATCAACGAAAACTGGGCATTCGACCCAGCCGTCGTTCGTAACTATGCCCGCCACGTAGACACCGGCGAGATCATCCCAGACTCCTTGCTAGAAGCAGTGGAAGCATCCCGACAATTCGGACAAGGCTTTGCCACTAGCGAGTACTTGGCTGCCTCAATTATCGACCTCGCTTGGCATTCACTGACTGAATCAGAAGCTGCCGCTGTTGACGACATCGATCAATTCGAAGCCGACGCTCTTGCTGCTGCAGGTCTTGACGTGGACAATATCGCTCCACGGTACCGCTCCACCTACTTCAACCACATCTTCGCCGGCGGCTACTCGGCAGGCTACTACTCTTACCTGTGGGCAGAAGCACTCGACGCCGACGGCTTTGACTGGTTCCGCGAAGAGGGCGCTGCTGGCGATGTTGCGTCCCTCGAAGCTGCACGAGCTACCGGAAAGAAATTCCGTGACCTGGTCTTATCCCGTGGTGCCGCTTCCGACTACAGCCAAGCCTTCGAGAAACTGCGCGGCCGCTCCAAAGACCTCGGCCCACTTCTGCGCCGTCGTGGTCTGGCTGGGGCAATCTAA
- a CDS encoding alpha/beta fold hydrolase, which produces MSATSSVTVSCPAGTITGTRHYFQSIPYAKAQPFADSEKLEPLRIDATGKHEGLYLTLSTPEARFGADAPVIVYIHGGGYDSGTRFDPRTDPTIFREQGFVVVSIDYRVGLEGFARFHDDETNRYRGIDDCVLALEWVQKNIEHFGGDPTNVTLIGQSAGAGIALWLTRLDHYKGAFRRLVALSPSFPRQHFSARKGALRRALGKPVTRAALANIKPTRLEKSYRRFSRRFFNDLPLGPTPYDPDELADIDLIISSTRDEMYEHSIGRWFDRQGFGAKLATRLLHVENPDAYINAAKKIDDRIVGRMIGDSLIRRFVAQTEKGWWIEFPGKHCEDLTQIFTEDSPAHHIIADFARGATPSWPQYSEENRAALSLVSGEARVVYDPLKMVRLAF; this is translated from the coding sequence ATGTCTGCCACCTCGTCCGTCACCGTATCTTGCCCGGCGGGAACCATTACTGGAACGCGCCATTATTTTCAGTCAATTCCCTACGCCAAGGCTCAGCCGTTTGCCGATTCGGAAAAGCTGGAGCCGTTGCGCATCGATGCCACCGGCAAGCATGAGGGTCTGTATTTAACGTTGAGCACTCCGGAGGCTCGATTTGGTGCGGACGCCCCGGTGATCGTGTATATCCACGGTGGAGGATATGACAGCGGCACACGTTTTGATCCCCGCACCGACCCCACCATCTTCCGTGAGCAGGGCTTTGTAGTGGTGTCCATTGATTACCGCGTGGGCTTAGAAGGGTTCGCGCGCTTCCACGACGATGAAACCAACAGGTACCGCGGCATCGATGATTGCGTGCTCGCGCTGGAATGGGTTCAAAAAAACATCGAGCATTTCGGCGGCGACCCCACCAACGTCACCCTCATCGGGCAGTCCGCCGGCGCCGGCATTGCGCTCTGGCTCACCCGCCTCGACCACTATAAAGGCGCTTTTCGACGCCTCGTTGCACTCTCCCCCAGCTTCCCCCGCCAGCACTTTAGCGCCCGAAAAGGAGCTTTACGACGCGCCCTCGGCAAACCAGTCACCCGAGCCGCTCTGGCGAACATCAAACCCACGCGCTTAGAAAAAAGCTATCGACGCTTCAGCCGCCGCTTCTTCAACGACCTCCCCTTAGGTCCCACCCCATACGACCCAGATGAACTAGCCGATATCGACCTGATTATCTCCTCCACCCGCGATGAAATGTATGAACACAGCATCGGACGGTGGTTTGATCGTCAAGGCTTTGGGGCCAAGTTGGCTACCCGGCTGCTCCACGTTGAAAACCCCGATGCCTACATCAACGCAGCCAAAAAGATTGACGATCGCATTGTTGGACGCATGATTGGTGATTCCCTGATCCGGCGTTTCGTTGCCCAAACCGAAAAAGGCTGGTGGATCGAATTCCCAGGTAAACACTGTGAAGATCTCACACAGATCTTCACCGAAGATTCCCCAGCCCACCACATCATCGCCGACTTTGCCCGTGGCGCCACCCCATCGTGGCCTCAGTATTCAGAAGAAAACCGCGCAGCACTTTCATTGGTTTCTGGTGAAGCACGTGTAGTCTACGACCCCTTAAAAATGGTGCGCCTGGCGTTTTAG